The Crocinitomicaceae bacterium genome includes a region encoding these proteins:
- a CDS encoding T9SS type A sorting domain-containing protein: MNFYKSLIHALMNKIVWFVLFSISNLNLIAQWDCIYTIDFENDQDSIHITIDTISNPSNIWQIGAPQKSIFSSLPGENSIVTDTLNPYPANDTSSFIVKHVACEGIGGSGGMCSISGMYQVDTDSLNDFGKIEFSPDNGVNWVLISQDTLLYNSAPWPTFIYNCKFTGTSAGQELFEIDLGLTYEIFNITTGDTVLFKFTFISDNVSELRDGLLFDELVIFDMSAWGVNEINFAALEMYPNPSSSIVNFTNINGNIQSVRIISSDGTLVYQQESLLDNSLDIEFLKSGVYQIFIETYEGKVMVGRLMKI; this comes from the coding sequence ATGAATTTTTATAAATCGTTAATACATGCTCTTATGAATAAAATAGTTTGGTTTGTACTATTCTCAATCTCAAATCTAAATTTAATTGCTCAGTGGGATTGTATTTATACCATAGATTTTGAAAATGATCAGGACTCCATTCACATTACAATTGATACAATATCAAACCCATCAAACATTTGGCAGATCGGAGCACCGCAAAAAAGTATTTTTTCGTCTTTACCTGGTGAAAATTCAATAGTTACTGATACCTTAAACCCATATCCCGCAAATGATACTTCTTCTTTCATTGTAAAACACGTCGCTTGTGAAGGCATAGGAGGGAGTGGAGGTATGTGTTCCATTTCTGGTATGTATCAAGTCGATACTGATTCACTCAATGATTTTGGAAAGATCGAGTTCTCACCAGATAATGGAGTGAACTGGGTTTTAATTTCTCAAGACACACTTTTATATAATTCGGCACCTTGGCCTACGTTTATTTATAATTGCAAATTCACCGGAACTTCTGCAGGTCAAGAACTATTTGAAATTGATCTTGGTTTGACCTACGAAATATTTAACATTACAACTGGAGATACAGTTCTTTTCAAATTCACGTTTATTTCTGACAATGTTTCGGAATTGAGGGATGGATTATTATTTGATGAGTTGGTAATATTTGATATGTCAGCTTGGGGTGTTAATGAAATAAATTTTGCAGCATTAGAAATGTACCCAAATCCTTCATCTTCAATAGTCAATTTCACAAATATTAATGGCAACATTCAAAGTGTCCGAATAATATCAAGTGATGGTACCTTAGTTTATCAGCAAGAATCTTTGTTGGACAATAGCCTCGATATAGAGTTTTTAAAATCTGGGGTGTATCAGATTTTTATCGAGACTTACGAAGGAAAAGTGATGGTGGGGCGGTTGATGAAAATTTGA
- a CDS encoding AhpC/TSA family protein, with translation MNQRMLLFCFLTFFIKLNCVSQDHDYLKRNMEIDQIFSTIVSHEGKYGLVENKSGNTVLPIDYDTVVNHTESQTVYSFKKDDKYGYALLIFDEQMWEYHWEITELIYDTVYFKNFYEWDAYSNYLVKKRNGRYEFLSFDFEVIWNPYRAHRTDKSWCIINYYASKNSYDTLYFSATVDRRDYDTIYRLVYRNNNKIGLQYLHYETNCELPCLWDSVTYDPIKHKDYVWKDGKFAILFIHWTGELGWRLGEANNFVLSTPYAFTNKDEFYIKDLDLGSPVVVVIQHGKPFKIYIDYGSKEINFHYADGSDLIVDTSYFIPEIFRAPHPPGPSHRDGSLYYNDGFRLQVNGARPWTCEYNSSGDGTIRGAMFITDSAGQIIYSFSDTAYGYFLNERSPTDNLVFGKTWNRDGLVYHEIQENYQETFKIFDIKTGEVLWEISEPQTQYYLDDYYYPYNMIRAEYLDKKGIDKEKIVGYIVYNKKGLKVCKYKWISNWFYSDVPVEKP, from the coding sequence ATGAACCAACGCATGCTTTTATTTTGTTTTCTAACCTTTTTTATAAAACTAAATTGTGTATCACAAGATCATGATTATTTGAAGCGTAACATGGAAATTGATCAGATATTTTCAACTATTGTTTCACATGAAGGTAAATATGGATTGGTTGAAAATAAATCAGGGAATACTGTATTACCCATTGATTACGATACCGTTGTAAATCATACTGAATCACAAACTGTTTACAGCTTCAAAAAAGATGATAAATATGGATATGCCCTCCTTATTTTTGATGAGCAAATGTGGGAATATCATTGGGAAATTACTGAATTAATTTATGATACAGTATATTTCAAAAACTTCTACGAATGGGACGCATATTCTAATTATCTAGTTAAAAAAAGAAATGGAAGATATGAGTTTTTAAGTTTTGATTTTGAGGTAATCTGGAATCCCTATCGGGCTCATCGAACTGATAAATCGTGGTGCATCATAAACTATTATGCGTCAAAAAACAGTTACGATACGCTTTACTTTTCAGCAACGGTTGACAGGAGAGATTATGACACAATTTACCGTTTAGTATATAGAAATAATAATAAAATTGGATTGCAGTATCTACACTACGAAACTAATTGTGAACTTCCCTGTTTGTGGGATAGTGTTACATACGATCCTATAAAACACAAGGACTACGTATGGAAGGATGGTAAATTTGCTATTTTATTTATTCATTGGACAGGTGAGTTAGGGTGGCGGCTTGGTGAGGCAAATAATTTTGTTCTAAGCACTCCCTATGCGTTTACTAACAAAGATGAATTTTATATAAAAGATCTTGACTTGGGATCACCCGTTGTAGTAGTGATTCAACACGGTAAACCATTTAAAATTTATATTGATTATGGTTCAAAAGAGATAAATTTTCATTATGCTGATGGGAGTGATTTAATAGTTGACACTTCATATTTTATACCTGAGATATTCCGGGCGCCCCATCCGCCCGGTCCTTCTCACCGTGATGGTTCTTTATATTATAATGATGGTTTTAGGTTGCAGGTAAACGGAGCAAGGCCATGGACATGTGAATATAATTCATCAGGAGACGGGACGATACGTGGAGCAATGTTTATCACAGATTCAGCCGGACAGATTATATATTCTTTCAGCGATACAGCGTATGGGTATTTTTTGAATGAGCGGTCGCCAACTGATAATTTAGTTTTTGGAAAAACATGGAATAGAGATGGCCTTGTATATCATGAAATACAAGAAAACTATCAGGAGACATTTAAAATATTTGATATAAAAACCGGTGAAGTATTGTGGGAGATTTCTGAGCCTCAAACCCAGTATTATTTAGATGATTATTATTATCCTTATAATATGATTAGAGCCGAATACCTGGACAAGAAAGGCATTGATAAAGAAAAAATAGTAGGCTATATTGTTTACAATAAAAAAGGTTTAAAAGTGTGCAAATACAAATGGATTTCCAATTGGTTTTATAGTGACGTGCCGGTAGAAAAGCCATGA
- a CDS encoding WG repeat-containing protein, producing the protein MIDQDGEVILEPQYDTIVELAENSNIFRYRDHDKYGYAIKLEAYNQFFWDVSECVYDSIYFLGEPTRKKYGSEALIFEKDSKYSYRIIEIFWDSPGVFKGVTVDGTSKFFHNSIDEYDSLYLYPGFSVLLIIKKNNLYGIQKVEMSVYSIDKQSLYLFEPQWDSITNLSPDGYFSVWKDGRMAFFSTHYRACTEYLFESEPYSYTTHTGDQYFITFYPDQPIKIFDADSLYFIMEFKDQNGSLIISDSIFTSMRVPKYFEPGNEVLIYKSNVEKNERYFVTSLPSHKGVYDLGTDSSLTYELMNGPYFSQVYLNTIDSGFVISYNTPNCVYDTRWLDNNLMFEYLIDEPTNSVILNVYYADSGVLIKKFDRKGMLFQIDGSRSILYRSKINKIDEERYFDFGEYREHDNQKVVGYVKFNDRTGEIKFVRYRWLR; encoded by the coding sequence TTGATTGATCAGGATGGTGAAGTAATATTGGAACCGCAGTACGATACCATTGTTGAATTAGCTGAAAACTCCAATATCTTTAGATATAGAGACCATGACAAGTATGGATATGCTATTAAACTTGAAGCTTATAACCAATTTTTTTGGGATGTTTCAGAATGCGTCTATGATTCTATATACTTTTTGGGTGAACCCACTCGAAAAAAATATGGGAGTGAGGCCTTGATATTCGAGAAGGATTCAAAATACAGTTATAGAATTATAGAGATTTTTTGGGACAGCCCGGGGGTATTCAAAGGTGTCACTGTAGATGGAACATCAAAATTTTTCCATAATTCTATTGATGAGTACGACTCACTATATCTTTATCCAGGTTTTTCTGTGCTATTAATAATAAAAAAGAATAATTTGTACGGCATCCAAAAAGTTGAGATGAGTGTGTATAGTATAGATAAACAAAGTCTTTATCTATTTGAACCCCAATGGGACAGCATTACAAACTTGAGCCCTGATGGGTATTTCTCAGTGTGGAAAGATGGTAGAATGGCTTTTTTTAGTACGCATTACAGAGCATGTACTGAGTATCTTTTTGAATCTGAACCGTATTCTTACACCACTCACACTGGAGATCAATATTTTATTACTTTCTATCCTGATCAACCAATTAAAATATTTGATGCTGATTCGCTGTATTTTATTATGGAATTTAAAGATCAAAATGGAAGTTTAATTATATCTGATTCGATATTTACTTCAATGCGGGTACCTAAATACTTTGAACCCGGCAATGAGGTATTGATTTATAAGTCTAACGTTGAAAAAAATGAACGGTATTTTGTTACCAGTTTGCCTTCACATAAGGGCGTGTATGACCTTGGTACCGATAGCTCACTAACATATGAACTGATGAATGGGCCTTATTTTTCACAGGTTTACCTAAATACTATTGATAGTGGTTTTGTTATTAGTTACAATACTCCAAATTGTGTTTATGACACAAGGTGGTTAGACAATAATCTTATGTTTGAATATCTGATAGATGAACCAACAAATAGTGTAATATTAAACGTGTACTATGCTGATAGCGGCGTCTTGATAAAAAAATTTGATAGAAAGGGTATGCTTTTTCAAATTGATGGTAGTAGATCAATACTTTATCGTTCAAAGATTAATAAAATCGATGAAGAAAGGTATTTTGATTTTGGAGAATACAGGGAACATGATAACCAAAAAGTTGTCGGATACGTTAAATTCAATGATCGTACTGGAGAAATTAAGTTCGTTAGATATCGATGGTTACGTTGA
- a CDS encoding patatin-like phospholipase family protein, protein MANQQENTKEPEKPKMSIDQLKYIVMEGGGARGNTYLGAIRALENQLSIRVSKINPENEPDGIEKIASITNTGNQKRKPGVLDFLKKDPTKPTEDTYIPIIEGVAGASAGAITTFGLALGLNSDEIDEVLKFDFTNFLREIDAGKYRMINETSELSIGEDDNLTRKQNEILNFRGGNALGLKENIFIYSLENQKTEIHGNRLKYVKRELFVGLSIKVIIDGILHNVSQVLKIIQSNSKNNWYDKFLSKIFGILSKNDLTSQTTSLMVSRSAYAAGLTLGTYLFLNKKSGEIKVTGNTLAAIFKDRGMFSGFQVREFFYDMMLFAATRDTYFQKRLIIYFNNIPDADKYKGSKPDFSKFNGITKAELTYPLFEIGSRHKTEFNDKAKKLFEHLQNITFRELWMILKVEYAAAVSNFTTNSPLYFSDKYTPNFRVLEAVGSSMSIPPAIRPVFNASDVVFEPHTDSLKRGDTINLLPWSKLAEIDVIVNGKPKPFVTVVNYNKSDGKKTIRAKFKKSDYDLYEYAVKKALQQHLLKSPDNMAFVDTNNLLELNTFLDEMQKILVGVDEKGKFKLVIWENQTVMLNDDEIIVDINLIKFFYNAQFKGLLLDGGYFNNIPFNYFRDKGVGGKIDSVLAIKLDGDYPPTFLNDLDMKIPKLKQKEAELLDRLDREFFLSKIDTRLPETVDFSSPEIELELIEKKIEIMFQEFVYSKLEKSDNKEVIKFKKSAIHRIVKAWHQHYGQHNNIKPWEIPRNILEIAFTGYAYGAKRGQIRDITDHSHIIPLYDYGVDTYDFALHKVDVLAQLAQKEAYKAIEEYFK, encoded by the coding sequence ATGGCAAATCAACAGGAAAATACTAAGGAGCCTGAAAAACCTAAAATGTCCATTGATCAACTCAAGTACATTGTTATGGAAGGTGGTGGAGCACGAGGTAATACCTACCTTGGTGCTATCAGGGCGTTGGAGAATCAATTATCAATACGAGTTAGCAAAATTAATCCTGAGAATGAACCAGATGGTATTGAAAAGATTGCGTCAATCACTAATACCGGCAATCAAAAAAGAAAACCGGGTGTATTGGATTTTTTAAAAAAAGACCCCACTAAACCTACTGAAGACACCTATATACCAATCATAGAAGGTGTTGCCGGTGCATCAGCCGGTGCTATTACAACCTTTGGTTTGGCATTAGGGTTGAATTCTGATGAGATTGACGAAGTATTGAAGTTTGATTTTACAAATTTTTTACGTGAAATTGATGCCGGAAAATATCGTATGATAAACGAGACATCTGAACTATCAATTGGTGAAGACGATAATTTAACCAGGAAACAGAATGAAATTTTAAATTTTCGGGGTGGTAATGCGCTAGGTTTGAAAGAAAATATTTTCATATATTCCTTGGAAAACCAGAAAACTGAAATACACGGTAACAGGTTAAAATATGTGAAGAGAGAATTATTCGTTGGTTTGTCAATCAAGGTGATCATAGACGGGATTTTACACAATGTGAGTCAAGTTTTAAAAATCATTCAATCTAACTCAAAGAATAATTGGTATGATAAGTTTCTTTCTAAAATATTCGGAATACTATCCAAAAATGATTTGACATCGCAAACAACAAGTTTGATGGTTTCAAGGTCTGCTTATGCGGCTGGATTAACACTGGGTACTTATCTTTTTTTAAATAAAAAAAGTGGTGAAATAAAAGTAACCGGTAATACTCTCGCCGCAATTTTCAAAGACCGTGGAATGTTTTCAGGTTTTCAGGTGCGCGAATTTTTTTATGACATGATGCTGTTTGCCGCCACACGTGATACGTATTTTCAAAAACGACTGATCATTTATTTTAATAATATACCTGATGCTGACAAGTATAAAGGCAGCAAACCGGATTTTTCAAAATTTAATGGAATTACCAAGGCAGAGCTGACTTACCCTTTATTTGAAATTGGTAGCCGGCACAAAACTGAATTTAACGATAAAGCCAAAAAACTTTTTGAACATCTACAAAACATCACTTTTAGAGAATTATGGATGATTTTAAAAGTTGAATACGCTGCTGCGGTTTCAAACTTTACAACAAATTCTCCATTATACTTCTCTGATAAATATACCCCTAATTTCAGAGTGCTTGAGGCTGTTGGATCTTCCATGTCAATTCCTCCGGCCATACGTCCGGTTTTTAATGCCTCCGATGTCGTTTTTGAACCGCATACAGATTCTTTGAAACGAGGCGATACTATAAATTTACTGCCCTGGTCGAAGTTAGCAGAAATTGATGTTATAGTTAATGGCAAACCAAAACCATTTGTTACTGTTGTTAACTACAATAAGTCTGATGGCAAAAAGACAATTCGAGCAAAATTTAAAAAATCGGATTATGATTTATATGAATACGCCGTAAAAAAAGCTTTACAACAGCATTTATTGAAAAGTCCAGACAATATGGCTTTTGTTGATACTAATAATCTACTTGAACTAAATACTTTTTTAGATGAAATGCAAAAAATACTCGTGGGAGTTGACGAAAAGGGAAAATTCAAGTTGGTAATATGGGAAAATCAAACCGTGATGTTGAATGATGATGAAATTATTGTTGACATAAACCTGATAAAATTCTTTTATAATGCGCAGTTCAAGGGCTTATTACTGGATGGTGGGTATTTCAATAACATACCGTTTAATTATTTCAGAGACAAGGGCGTTGGGGGCAAAATTGATAGTGTATTGGCTATTAAGTTGGATGGAGATTACCCGCCAACATTTTTGAACGATCTTGATATGAAAATTCCTAAACTAAAGCAGAAAGAAGCTGAACTTTTGGATAGACTTGATAGGGAGTTTTTTTTATCTAAAATAGACACGAGGCTACCAGAAACTGTAGATTTCAGTTCCCCTGAAATTGAATTAGAATTAATAGAGAAAAAGATTGAAATTATGTTTCAAGAATTCGTTTATTCTAAACTTGAGAAATCGGATAATAAAGAGGTCATTAAGTTTAAGAAAAGTGCTATACACAGAATCGTTAAAGCATGGCATCAACATTATGGGCAGCACAATAATATAAAGCCGTGGGAAATTCCTCGTAATATCCTTGAAATTGCATTTACCGGCTATGCCTATGGCGCAAAAAGGGGACAAATTCGTGATATTACTGATCACAGTCATATAATTCCCCTATATGACTACGGAGTTGATACTTACGACTTCGCTTTACATAAAGTTGATGTTCTTGCTCAGTTAGCTCAAAAGGAGGCGTATAAGGCAATTGAAGAATATTTTAAATAA
- a CDS encoding metallophosphoesterase, producing MNRRKFIQQTALGTAGLIMLPSLTFAKKSGTKITILHTNDTHSRIDPFPDDDAKFPGLGGVSKRMTLIQNIRDAEEHVILLDAGDIFQGTPYFNLYGGKLEMKLMSEMKYDAATMGNHDFDGGMDGFVKALTHANFPFLCSNYDFSNTPLNSITQERKIINAGGKKIGIFGIGVELSGLVPQNLYGETQYLDPVSTAQKQADILKHDEKCDLVICLSHLGYKAKLNRMCDPLLAAETDNINLIIGGHSHTFMEKPEEHKNKSGKKVLINQVGWAGLVLGRIDFYFDKKPQANDWACYGIGANEVVG from the coding sequence ATGAACCGCAGAAAATTCATACAACAAACAGCCTTAGGCACAGCAGGTTTGATCATGCTGCCTTCTTTGACTTTTGCTAAAAAAAGCGGAACAAAAATTACCATTCTTCACACCAATGATACACACTCACGCATTGATCCTTTTCCTGATGACGATGCAAAATTTCCGGGCTTGGGTGGTGTGAGCAAACGCATGACATTAATTCAAAATATTCGTGATGCAGAAGAGCATGTAATTTTATTAGATGCGGGTGATATTTTTCAAGGTACCCCCTATTTTAATTTATATGGTGGAAAACTTGAAATGAAACTGATGTCAGAAATGAAATACGATGCCGCCACCATGGGAAATCACGATTTTGATGGCGGAATGGATGGATTCGTAAAGGCGCTGACTCATGCAAATTTCCCTTTCCTTTGTTCAAATTATGACTTTTCAAATACTCCGTTAAATAGCATCACGCAAGAAAGAAAAATAATTAACGCCGGAGGAAAAAAAATTGGAATTTTTGGAATTGGCGTTGAACTTAGTGGTCTTGTTCCCCAAAACTTATATGGAGAAACGCAGTACCTTGATCCTGTCAGTACAGCCCAAAAGCAAGCTGATATTTTGAAACACGATGAAAAATGTGATCTCGTGATTTGTCTTTCACATCTTGGATACAAAGCAAAATTAAACCGCATGTGTGATCCGTTACTGGCAGCAGAAACCGACAATATAAACCTCATCATTGGCGGACACTCTCACACCTTCATGGAAAAACCGGAAGAACACAAAAACAAATCAGGAAAAAAAGTCCTCATCAATCAGGTAGGTTGGGCAGGTTTGGTTTTAGGTAGAATTGATTTTTATTTTGACAAAAAACCGCAAGCGAATGATTGGGCTTGTTATGGTATTGGTGCAAATGAGGTTGTTGGGTGA
- a CDS encoding MOSC domain-containing protein: MQIKSLNTGQPTTIEWKGKKVETGIFKYPVEGGIFLGKTDVENDHVMDRIHHGGNDKACYLFSADHYEVWKKMYPDLNWQYGMFGENITISGLDERDYYIGDVLRIGAVTVQVSQPRQPCFKLGIRFNTQTVIQKFIEMNEPGIYIRVLDPGSVYVNDPVDLIERQHNSISLLEVWKLLYGQNPDAELLQVALNNPWLGEGAKRTLRLRQGGK, from the coding sequence ATGCAAATCAAATCCCTTAACACCGGTCAACCAACCACCATTGAATGGAAAGGAAAAAAAGTTGAAACGGGAATTTTCAAATACCCCGTTGAAGGAGGTATTTTCCTTGGTAAAACAGATGTTGAAAATGATCATGTGATGGACAGAATTCATCACGGAGGAAATGATAAAGCTTGTTATTTATTTTCTGCTGATCATTATGAGGTATGGAAAAAAATGTATCCTGATCTGAATTGGCAATATGGAATGTTTGGAGAAAATATTACAATTAGCGGGTTAGATGAACGCGATTATTACATTGGTGATGTCCTGCGCATAGGCGCTGTCACAGTTCAGGTTTCTCAACCAAGACAACCCTGTTTCAAACTGGGTATTCGATTTAATACTCAAACAGTAATTCAGAAATTTATTGAAATGAATGAACCCGGAATTTATATTCGGGTATTGGATCCCGGCAGTGTTTATGTAAATGATCCTGTTGATTTGATAGAACGACAACACAATAGCATAAGTCTGCTTGAAGTGTGGAAACTTTTATATGGACAAAATCCTGATGCTGAACTTTTGCAAGTTGCATTAAATAATCCATGGCTTGGTGAAGGGGCTAAAAGAACTTTGCGTTTGCGGCAAGGGGGGAAATAA